The following proteins are co-located in the Argopecten irradians isolate NY chromosome 9, Ai_NY, whole genome shotgun sequence genome:
- the LOC138331096 gene encoding 1-aminocyclopropane-1-carboxylate synthase-like protein 1 yields the protein MALLVSNQVKNEELLSKRSRVNRNPDFLSKNYLKIGLNKYDSITNSQGYINLGIAENRLCEDIWIKKITEISRSPNFVSPDLLYYYQFHGTPELTETMSRFIETRFGSIEQIQQDKLVFMDGVAAILNGLAMTLADPGDVFLCPTPVFTRIRNYFLDVGGVDIYPVPMFDVSSSDDPFRMRIDILESYLQKAKKDGLNVRGLLLINPNNPTGKVYTSTELQQIMIFCKRESLHVIFDEIYALSTQGQGGFNSVLSMDILDPKRTHFVWGLSKDLGLSGFRCGVVYSQDIEIVNRLKQVALFQAVPSPTQKLINGILSDSAWIDSVYFPAYYNKAKAMHTLVKEVLDELNIPTPCSGSNAIFIWMDLSKFLKEPSKEEEIKLFNRFMEAGLFIIPGMEMFSQFPGWFRLTYTLPEQEIREGLRRFRKVLMQGRNLSD from the exons ATGGCCCTACTTGTCAGCAACCAGGTCAAAAACGAAG AACTTCTCTCCAAAAGGTCGAGGGTAAATCGAAACCCAGATTTTCTTTCAAagaattatctaaaaatagGGTTGAACAAATATGACTCCATTACTAACTCACAG GGTTATATCAATCTGGGAATTGCCGAAAACAGGTTGTGTGAGGACATCTGGATTAAAAAG ATTACAGAAATATCTAGGTCACCCAACTTCGTTAGCCCGGATTTACTCTACTACTACCAGTTTCACGGAACACCAGA ACTCACAGAAACAATGAGCAGATTTATTGAAACACGGTTCGGGAGCATCGAACAGATCCAGCAGGATAAG CTAGTCTTTATGGATGGCGTGGCGGCAATTTTGAATGGACTCGCAATGACCTTGGCTGACCCCGGAG ATGTGTTTCTGTGTCCGACGCCTGTGTTCACACGTATCAGAAATTACTTCCTAGACGTTGGAGGTGTAGATATTTATCCTGTACCCATGTTTGAT GTTTCTTCAAGTGATGACCCATTCAGGATGAGAATTGACATTCTGGAGTCATACCTACAAAAGGCCAAGAAGGAT GGGTTGAATGTCCGTGGCTTACTCCTGATTAATCCAAACAATCCAACAGGAAAAGTTTATACGTCCACCGAATTACAGCAGATCATGATATTCTGCAAAAG AGAGTCACTGCATGTCATATTCGATGAGATATACGCCCTGTCGACACAGGGTCAGGGCGGCTTTAACAGTGTGTTGTCGATGGACATACTGGATCCAAAAAGAACCCACTTTGTCTGGGGACTGAGCAAG GATTTAGGACTTTCTGGATTCCGCTGTGGTGTTGTGTATTCCCAGGACATAGAGATCGTCAATCGACTTAAACAAGTGGCTCTTTTTCAGGCGGTCCCGTCACCAACCCAAAAACTGATCAATGGCATTTTATCTGATTCAG CATGGATTGACAGCGTATATTTCCCAGCATATTACAACAAAGCGAAAGCAATGCATACACTGGTGAAAGAAGTTTTGGACGAGTTGAATATCCCAACACCCTGCAGCGGAAGTAACGCCATTTTTATATGGATGGACCtttcaaaa TTTCTAAAAGAACCATCGAAGGAAGAAGAAATTAAACTGTTTAACCGATTTATGGAAGCTGGTCTTTTCATAATACCCGGTATGGAGATGTTTAGCCAGTTTCCAGGCTGGTTTCGTCTTACTTACACTTTGCCTGAACAAGAAATCCGGGAAG GGCTTCGTCGTTTCCGAAAAGTATTAATGCAAGGCAGGAATCTATCAGATTGA